The window GGCAATGGCACCGACATTTTCTTCCTCCACAGGCCTTCTCATGGTCGAGAGTTCATAGTATGTCACCCCAAGACCGTAGATGTCAGTCTGAGGAGTGATTTTCCCCTGTCTGCCCATGAATTGCTCTGGCGCCATGTAATTGAAAGTGCCGACCACCTGTTTGGTCTGGGTTAGATTGTGGGATTCTTCGCTTTTGGCAAGGCCGAAGTCAACCAGTTTGACTGCTCCGCTATGGCAGACCAGAATATTGGCCGGCTTGATATCCCGGTGGATGATGCCGAGACGGTGGACTACGCCTAGAGTTTCAGCTAACTCGGCGATCAGGGCATTAACTTTGTCCAGATAATCCGGATCCTTCAAGGGACTGATCAACGGATCGCGGAGAAAATACGGTAATCCAGGGTCTGATTTCCCGGCTTTGATTGCAGGAAGTTCAGGGTGTTTTTCCCGCTCAGCCAGATCCCTGGCTTTTGAGAGAAAGTTTTCCAAAGAATCCCCTTCCAGATATTCCATCACGAAATAGGGGAGACCTTCATGTTCCCCCCAGGCAAAAATCTGCACAATACCCGGATGACGGCATTGGGCAAGCATTTTGGCTTCCTGCAGGAATCTCTCTCTTGATTCACTCAGGAATCGCTCCCTGCCTGCACTCATTGCCATGGGTTTGATGATTTTGATGGCTACCATGCGGCCAAGCGACAGGTCCAGGGCTTTGTAAACAGCCCCCATGCCGCCTTCGCTGATCTTTTCCAGCACCCTGCAGCCTGAAATGACGGTACCGATCGGTAACGGAATATCATAGAGCATGGAATCAGATTAACAATTGTGCTCTGAGACTGTCAAAGCATTCTGATTTTCTCAATCCCTGTTGTCAGGCTTATCGGCTGCAACCTTCCTTGATCACTTGTATTGCAGGATTGCAGGATAGATCCCGACTTTAGATTTGCCGTATTCGATATACATGAATCCGTTCTCACCCCATTGCGGGCCCCCTGAGTTTTTCAGGATCCAGCAGCCCTTGCTGCCCATCGAATCGTCCCAGCCTACCAGCATTACCAGGTGATTCAGTTCCTGGCCGTCGTGGTTGAATATCCCGCCATGATAGAGCATGAAACTGTCGTCTGCCGCGACACTGACAGATACTGGTCCATAGTCGAGGATGGCCTGCTTGATGATTTCAGGAGCAGGCGGGGTTGACTCATTTGTATCCAGCACTTTCCAGCCCGAGAGCTTGTATGGATGTGAAATTCCGCTTTGGCAGGCCAGTTCATGGCCTACATATGGGCAGTCCTTTTCCAGGGCTGCACCCTGATCCACGAAATACTGGAGCACATCCTCGTATCCCCCGTCGCACCCGTATCCTTTTTTGTTGCAATTCATCAGGTCCTGTTCAGACAGGTCAGTGGCCACTTTGTCGTGCATCAGGATCAGGGATTCGAAGATTCCGGTAAAAGTGTGGGCCCAGCAGCTTCCGCAGTCGCCCTGGTTTTTCGCCGGAGTGACGCACCCCTTTTCCCTCAGGTCATACTTGGCAGGCAGATTCCGGGAAATCTTCAATTCCTTGAATCGATTTTCCGGCTGCAGATCGGGACGAGCCAGTAACCGCCTGTTTTCGACGAAAAATCCGCCTGCCAGTGCTGAAAGGGATATGCTGTAGGTCGCTTTTTCGGATTCAGCGACCCTGACGGCATTTCCGAAGCGGACTGCAGGATTACTGCTCAATGAGCCAATTTCAAGCGCAAAAATGCTCCTGCTGAATAAGCAGATCGCTAAAAAAATCATTGATTTCAGATTCATATGCTCTCCTGATTCCGGATTTTGTTTTTTTCCTGTGTTCAGCTTTTCGATTTTCCATAAGGCCACAACGGAGGGGTGCAGGCAGGACATTGGGTCCTGCCTGCCAGGGAGTTAATAAGGGACAGTAGAGGGATCAACTTCTTTCACGCTGTAGATGGTGATCTTGTCTGCCGAAATTCCGATCATATCTGCGAGATCGTCCTTGAGTTTATCGTATTTGCCTGATTTGATTTCCTGGATGAAAGCTTCCATCTCCGCGTCCCCTGCCTGATACTCAAACACCATTGAAAGGGTTTCATGGTTTCCATTGTCAACTGAAAATTCGATCTCAAACGCAACTTCCACTGTACCTTTGCAATAACCGTTTTGACCAGTTCTCCCCTTGGTCCTGGTCACGATAATTGAAGGATGTCCTGTTATAATCAGATCTTCTTCTGAAAGCCGCCAGGTGAGTTCCGCAGTTTTCAGAGCCAGCGCCCTGGTTTTTGAAAAACACTCCATTGCTGCAGCCCTGGCATCATCCAGACTGTTTACTCTACCAGTGGAGTTGTCGACTCGGATCGCTTCATATTCGCTATTTCTGTCAGCCACTGTGACAAAAGCCTTGCCTGCGAAAGTGGTTGTGCAGTCCTGAACCCCTGAAAATGCGGCAATCGCCGCTGCTAATACCAGTAATAGAATTGTAGTCCTTTTCATACTCCATCCTCCCCACTTAGACTTCTGCAAGATTCTTTTATAGACTAATTATTCATCCGAACCGCTGGATTGGGAAGTTTCATTCTGCTTCATCCTGTTTCATCTTGTTTCAACCTGTTTCAAATAAAAGAATTTCAGGTTTTTTCCTGATGGATTTGATGACCATGGGGAAAGATCACGCAATACGAAGTCTGGTCGTTGAACTGATATCCTCCGGCATCTGTGGAAAATCTGATGAATCGTTCCCGCTCGTCGTCACCGAGTGCGGAACGCAGCCTGGCGATTGTCATCCTGAAAGTGCTGCCATCGGTTTCAGCATCATATTTGCGTTCCCAGACCTTTGGGAAGATCTCTGCAGGTTTAAAGATCATGCCAGGTTCGCTGGCAAACAGAAACAACAGGGGTACAAGCACTCTTTTATTGAAAAAGGTGATCTCCTTGCCATCGATCCACAGTTCCCTCAAGTCGAAATCCGAGAAAAATTCGTACTTGTTTTTTCTGGAGCGGATTTCGGAAATCTCCTGCTCCCCAATTTCTTTCCGGCTGCCGTTGCACAGAAGTATGAAAGAGCAATCGCTTTTTCTGCAGGAAATTCTATCAGCATACCATTGAAAGTCGGATTTAAGCTTTTCCTGTGCCTGAACAGGCAGTTTCCCGATGCTTTCCAGGTATTTCGACCAGCAGCTGTCTGTTTCAGACTGATTTCCTTCCATTCCAAAGATCAGAGAACGGAAAAAATACAATCCTGCCAGGACCCTTGGCTGGAAGTTTTGAGCAAATCCTGCCAGTTCGGCCAGAATTTTGTGCGCTTCCTGAGTCCTGCCCCTGATCAGCAGATACTGGGAATAACTCAGTTTGGCTCTTGAAGATAAGCCTGGCTCGTCGATCCTGGTGAGAAGATCCAAGGCGGTT of the Candidatus Wallbacteria bacterium genome contains:
- a CDS encoding C1 family peptidase — protein: MNLKSMIFLAICLFSRSIFALEIGSLSSNPAVRFGNAVRVAESEKATYSISLSALAGGFFVENRRLLARPDLQPENRFKELKISRNLPAKYDLREKGCVTPAKNQGDCGSCWAHTFTGIFESLILMHDKVATDLSEQDLMNCNKKGYGCDGGYEDVLQYFVDQGAALEKDCPYVGHELACQSGISHPYKLSGWKVLDTNESTPPAPEIIKQAILDYGPVSVSVAADDSFMLYHGGIFNHDGQELNHLVMLVGWDDSMGSKGCWILKNSGGPQWGENGFMYIEYGKSKVGIYPAILQYK